The genomic window AGCCAATGCCATAACTTAACGACAAACGTCAAAGAACGCCACAAAAAGCTACGAAACACATAATAGATGCCGCCAAACACAACGCCAACATTGACACGTAAATAAATGTCAATAATATGTGATTAAATATAATTACATGTGTCAGTGTTATGTCAGACATCAAACATGTGTCAAACATAAATACGAAGTTTCGTTACTACATAGACAAAAAGAAGGCACAAACCTCAGCTTGGAAAAACCTTAACTTTTCAGGCCACAACCAAGTAACAATAGGTCTCCCAATTAACTTAGACAAAAAGAAGCATGAAGATGCTCCAGCAGTAGCATTGAAAACAACCAACATTATTCCTTTAATAACTCCAAAAAGAGCACCAGCTAACAATGACATGAAAATTGTTCCTGGAATCATAAATGTCTGCATAAAGATATACGTTGAACAATACCCAATAATGAACTGTGCTGGATGCTCATTCGCATACGTCGAAAATTGATCTCTGCAATCCAAAAAccccaaacaaaaaaaaacactgtTACCACACATACTcacataaatcaaaataaagCAATGAATTTTAATCCCAATGAAACAAAAACCTaaaaagaatgatttttttatatgaaattgaAAAAGGGGGAAATGGGAAAATACTTGAGTATGCGAAGATCGGAGAGGGTGCGAGGCAATTTGAGATTAGCTGAGGTTGTTGCAGGCATGGTGAGGTAAATGCAGAAAAGACCGGTGGAGAAGAGGAGGAAAACGGCGACGGCGACGGCGAATTGCCATGAATTGAGTGGGAATTTTTCGGATTTAGGTTTCTTGGAGGTGGGGGAATCGTCTTCAAGCTCCATGCCGCTTTCTTCGTCTTTTACCGCCGTGAGGTTTCTCGCCGCCGCCATCGTCGGCACGGTGGATCCGATCTGATCCAATCACCGGGATCCCATGCGGCGTGAGATTTTTGAATCGAAAATTTGAATGAGCTGTGAGCTGAGCTGAGTTAAGCTgagattatatatttaattttgattatttgttatttaatttgattttggtgAATGATCCTAATCTGAGAAATTTGTAGCtgtaatgtaaatattatgaGATTCAGAGTGAAAAGGATCTTAAATCTTTTGATGTTTGAAGAACGTTTAAAAGAATAATAATGGAAAATATTTATGGATATTTCTATAACAGCATTTTGTATTACCTACTACATAGaaatagatatatatatttttttttttttaaaaaaaagaaatagatatattattatccatttttcttataaaaaattattatctttattAGGCTAACTACACTTATtgactttttcttcttcttttgactAGAGTCTAgatgatgtattttttattttattttttaaaaaaataaattaaaaatatcttttttactTAATAATTTGGGAAATAggttctcttaattttatttttaaaaaaacttgatAAAATAATGTGAAGATTTTGATAATTGATCTCCATATTATCAACTATCAGCATGTACTATTGATTTTGACTAATCATAATATTAAAATCAATGCTAAGATCtccatattattttttcaattttctttaatGAAGTGAATcttgaataaataatttatatccattaaaaattttatttgaacgataaatatattattaattaagtcTTTGTATATTACGAACAGagactaataaaaaaatttacataacAGAGGTGTCCTATATATGCGGAATATCGTAAATAAACACTTAAACAAATACCACATAATCAAAGTCCACCTCCTAATTTCATAATCAGAAAGACATCCCTCAACTTTCAGACCACCATacgaaaaaatatttatgtttaaCCAAATAAGTTTGACACTCAAACTTTGACTTGTCACAAAGATCACAATGGTAAAAATCCAGCTAGagttaaagaatttttttaatggaggaataaataaatagtactaGTAAAAAAGACTaaactataaataaatgttcaatTATGTGTTTTATATTACAAAGAAATAGAAATTCAAAAGTAATTTATAGAGAATAAATTATGAATTaagtactttttttaataaaaagtctAATCTTTGAGAAATTTTTTCTCATCATCATGTTCATGTGTGTATATATTATAACagtaatgatatattttttatgataaaaaatttaaatgaattgAATCTTGAATCTTCATCAGAGTCAGAATACGTCTTAAGATTTAGAAAATATTATCATCTCAATGGTTTATTCAACGGTGAGAGTTAAACCCACATCCTTTTAACGTATCTTATCAACATGATTCAACAATATCTAAATTGTTTTGttcttttaataaatatattacaaactaacaaaaaaaatgtcaatatgaAAGAGTATATTCGGATGTTATTTTCTCATATTCGAATAGTTATGGACTTATGGTATATTCTATATTCAGAGGAGTGTGGAAGATACTTACCAGCACCCATTTGCAAATTATATtgttcttaagtgttttatttgcCTATGAATGACATGCATATGATCAGCGAGGGGTATTTATGGTgctgtttggtttggttttgggCATAAAAGTCATTCTAACCGTGAGATAAAAATACATGCGGTTCgttttggttcggttgatttttagaaaatcatccaaaccaaaccaaaccaatgcgatttggattggttcggttggtgcggtttacaACATAACGTTTCAGTACCGAataattttaaacataaaaaaaaacttgaagttccaaaataacattgtagtatcaataaaaattgtttttccaaaataacattatagtatcttacaattttaaatatcaaaAAAATGAACTTGAATTTCCAGAATAACATCACAGTACCGATaaaagttgtttatctaaaataacattacaacaccaaaataacattacagtacaaaaataaaaacaacttgaagttcaaTTAATTTGGTCGCCTGACTTGGTACTTGGGCTATGTATATCggaatatatataaataatagtaatttaatacaatttttgcggtatccgcggtttttgcgggTTACGGtttttgcggttcagtaagaaagtcatccaaatacatccaaatcAAATGCGATTTTCAATTTGATTCGATTCGATTTAtgattttacttttggattggttcggatacgatcacccctaagcCCAAGTCCTGCAAAAAGTACGATGAACACATTTCTGTAAACATCATATATCAATATGGTCCAACTAGCTATTTTAAATTCTACATGTATAAaattttagtatattttaaattgagaaaaataaatacaattttactccatacaattcaattttttttcctctttctcCTCCTCCTCTAACCCTAGTCGTCaccattttttctcttcttcttgatCTACTAGAAAGGGGTGATTTAAAGTCAATTtagacctaaaatcacccctccaaattgttttttttcttctattttaattaaataagtgtgatttccacatatatttagtatttattttgtttgtttttgtgatttcatcctcctttgttttgattttcccgtcttagtgcggagtattgtcaTCCCGTCTTGGTACgatgttcatttgtttcaggttgaaagATTAAAGTTGATTCAGTGCAGATCCAATaaatgactttggtgtcatcaacgctacagatccg from Trifolium pratense cultivar HEN17-A07 linkage group LG1, ARS_RC_1.1, whole genome shotgun sequence includes these protein-coding regions:
- the LOC123918686 gene encoding uncharacterized membrane protein At4g09580 produces the protein MAAARNLTAVKDEESGMELEDDSPTSKKPKSEKFPLNSWQFAVAVAVFLLFSTGLFCIYLTMPATTSANLKLPRTLSDLRILKDQFSTYANEHPAQFIIGYCSTYIFMQTFMIPGTIFMSLLAGALFGVIKGIMLVVFNATAGASSCFFLSKLIGRPIVTWLWPEKLRFFQAEIAKRRDKLLNYMLFLRITPTLPNLFINLASPIVDVPFHIFFFATLIGLIPASYITVRAGLALGDLKSVKDLYDFKTLSVLFLIGFVSILPTILKRKRVYE